Genomic segment of Acidobacteriota bacterium:
CGGACAGCACAAGCCGTGCGGATGAAGCTGCTGCGCCAACCACAACGTGCAGGCTTCGGCATCTAGGAGATCGTTAAGGGGAAAGTCAATCATTCCCTAAGCTTACCCCTGGCGATGCAAACTGACTACACATGAGCCAAGATTCTTTAGGCAGACAAATGCGAATCAATCAAACAAAAGCCAAACTCAAAGCTGGCGCGACAGTCCACGGCTGTTTCGTGCGTTACCCCGAACCCGCGTTGATCGAGATGCTCGGCTATTACGGCTGGGATTTCATTATGTTCGACGGCGAACACAGCACCATCACGCCGCGCGATTGCGAACAGTTGACGCGGGCGGCGGAATTGCAAAATGTCACGCCGCTGGTGCGTGTGACGACGAACCAGCAGCCGGTGATCCTGCGGTTTATGGATACGGGCGTGATGGGCGCGATGGTGCCGATGATCAATACCGTCGCCGATGCCGAAGCCGCCGTGCGTTCGCTCAAATATGCCCCGCGCGGTCAACGCGGTCTGGCGGGCGGGCGCGCGGCTGCTTACGGGCAAGTGCCCGGCTTCAATTTCAAACGCTACGTCGAAGAGGCGAACAATGAAACGCTGCTGATCGCGCAGATCGAAACCGCTGCCGCCGTCGCGGCGTTGCCTGACATCGTCCAAATCCCGGACATTGACGTGATCTTCATCGGGCCGACCGACCTGTCGCAATCCCTCGGCGTGCCGGGCGAATTGCAGCATCCGGTGGTGCAGGAAATGTTCGACCGCATCGTTTCGATTGTGACCGCGTCAGACAAAGCCTTGGGCATCTTGGTGCCGAATGCGGAAGCCGCGCGGCAGTGGCAAGCGCGCGGCGCACGCTTTGTGTTGGTGGTGATGGATGCGCTGTTAGGGCCGGCGTGTCGCGGCTTTTTGCAAATGGTGCGCGAGTAAAATCTGGGTACGCATCGCTTCCAGCGTGCAGTCTCGGCGTGAGACCTTTTCCTTCCGGCAGGAAGCTGTCTGCCGCCGAGACTGCACGCTGGAGGCGATGCGTACCCAGGTTTGCTCAGATGCGATTGAATTTCTCGATGGCTTTGGTCAGCGATTTGAACTGGCGGATGAAGGGGAACATGCCGCTTTCGCGTTGATCAATTTCCTGCGCTTTCTTCAGCACCTCTGCGGCGCGTTCCTGCGGCACGACGACGACGCCGTCTTCATCGGCGACGATGATGTCGCCGGGGCGCACGGTCACACCGCCGCATTCAACGGGCACGTTGCGCGCGACCGTCGCGTAATGCCCAACCGCCGTGCGCGGCGAAAGCGAACGCGCATACACCGTCAAGCCCATCCGCCGGATGTCCCACACGTCACGGATCGCGCCGTCCAGTACCATCCCGGCCATCCCACGCACTTTGGCCGCCGTCGCCATCAGATTGCCCATCGCCGCGATGTCAAGTGTGCCTTCCATCACGATGACGCCGACTTCGCCGGGCTTGGCGTTGTCAATCATCTCAACCGAATGCTTGGTCGAAAGCGCGGGAGTCGCCTGTTCGGGCGGCGCGGGCTTGACCAGCGAAGTCACCGCGCGTCCGACAATCGGCACGCCGTTGACCAGTTTCATGTCGTGCCACATCGTGCCGTTCTTGCCGGTGACGAGTTCGACCGCATCGGAGACGGATGCAGGATAGGATTTCTTGAACGCGGCGATCAGCGGCTCATCCGGCGGGCCAACAGTTTTCCTTTTCTGTACGGCGGCCAGCACGAAACAGGCCAGCAGCGCAACAATCAGTAAAGCCAGTAAGGAGGTGCGGCGCGTCAGTAA
This window contains:
- a CDS encoding RraA family protein — protein: MKTLLTRRTSLLALLIVALLACFVLAAVQKRKTVGPPDEPLIAAFKKSYPASVSDAVELVTGKNGTMWHDMKLVNGVPIVGRAVTSLVKPAPPEQATPALSTKHSVEMIDNAKPGEVGVIVMEGTLDIAAMGNLMATAAKVRGMAGMVLDGAIRDVWDIRRMGLTVYARSLSPRTAVGHYATVARNVPVECGGVTVRPGDIIVADEDGVVVVPQERAAEVLKKAQEIDQRESGMFPFIRQFKSLTKAIEKFNRI